Proteins encoded in a region of the Pocillopora verrucosa isolate sample1 chromosome 11, ASM3666991v2, whole genome shotgun sequence genome:
- the LOC131794967 gene encoding uncharacterized protein has translation MYDKRTFVLSSTLFMFFIQTPSTSEASLIANYDIMRCYEVDITFHYQIDGGLTNSTITNTTVQFSSLFQQVPSLLLLHPGCSGVVITRKDILSSLPGVKSIFFTIPMIFTASTNVVDGQISTKIAACISTLMVSYKGFIDSKTPSISQNGTHTTYNTSTISEKRSCCGGNIPPPCCTVGSVNVSSSKCGCLPGFHFFPGSLCERCPSDTYQDEQGQSSCKKCPGRKQTFGKTGMTSNSGCLDPPLIGNYDVKRCYVLDVIFNYRIPGGLTVNATRNVIGEFQSLFLVVHNLYLSLLPCKEVIITIGNITSSPPGVSLVYFRVPLTFTASNNIADDQVAINVTTCVNAANVSLKGYLDRSAPNITQNKTTYQINQPSSSEKKSCCGGDIPPPCCAVGSIKVSNTSCGCLPGFHHVTGRSCVPCPSDTYQDEQGQKSCKTCPANTVTFGKTRMTHKANCTGCLPGFHFVTGRSCVSCPSDTYQDEHGQKYCKTCPVNTGTFGKTRMTNQANCTDTNPLQVNDQVVFLPENINNETIVVNVTVTAVLASLVRPFKFYVDNVTQPRLLSREVSRRKRRRIEVDSQCAHPELCPQMLVDLCFKAGAVKPENYFCIHRFTGRIRVTQDFVFKQGEVFDLQIRVTDSDPRGITENTAKVKLISGDPCRNVQAIYDEAVKYCIKNSESVDGGKKCLSIQCTETAHEWKEALNSASKVPEKDCSADPYNLTVLIREYPRCGLWSCCCW, from the exons ATGTACGATAAAAGAACATTTGTGTTGTCTTCaactttgtttatgttctttATTCAAACACCATCTACATCAG aAGCTTCGCTGATCGCTAACTACGACATCATGAGATGTTACGAAGTTGACATTACATTTCACTATCAGATTGACGGAGGACTCACAAATAGCACCATAACAAATACCACAGTgcagttttcttctctttttcaacaAGTGCCAAGCCTCCTCTTACTTCACCCAGGGTGCAGTGGTGTCGTGATCACAAGGAAAGATATACTCAGCTCTCTACCGGGAGtgaaaagtatattttttacaataccGATGATATTCACTGCATCAACAAATGTAGTAGATGGTCAAATTTCAACAAAGATTGCAGCTTGTATAAGTACCCTGATGGTAAGTTATAAGGGATTTATTGACAGCAAAACTCCGAGTATATCCCAAAATGGCACTCATACTACGTACAATACATCCACTATATCAGAGAAGCGATCCTGCTGTGGTGGGAATATACCGCCGCCCTGTTGCACCGTGGGCTCAGTCAATGTGTCAAGTAGTAAATGTG GTTGTTTGCCAGGGTTCCATTTTTTTCCTGGCAGTTTATGTGAGCGTTGTCCTTCAGACACCTATCAGGACGAACAAGGTCAAAGTTCATGCAAGAAGTGTccaggaagaaaacaaacatttggaaaaacagGAATGACTAGCAATTCCGGCTGCCTTG ACCCTCCATTGATTGGTAACTACGACGTCAAACGATGCTATGTACTTGACGTCATATTCAATTACCGAATCCCAGGAGGCCTTACGGTCAACGCCACCAGAAATGTCATAGGGGAGTTTCAAAGTCTTTTTCTGGTTGTACACAATCTATATCTTTCTCTTCTACCATGCAAAGAGGTGATAATCACAATCGGAAATATAACATCATCTCCACCAGGAGTTAGTCTTGTTTACTTCCGAGTACCACTTACTTTTACAGCATCAAATAACATAGCTGATGATCAAGTGGCTATAAATGTTACAACCTGTGTAAACGCTGCAAATGTCTCCTTAAAAGGATATCTAGACCGAAGTGCACCAAACataactcaaaacaaaaccacaTACCAAATTAACCAACCATCTTCATCGGAGAAGAAGTCATGCTGTGGTGGGGATATACCGCCGCCCTGCTGTGCCGTTGGCTCAATCAAGGTTTCAAATACTAGTTGCG GTTGTTTGCCTGGATTTCACCACGTCACTGGCCGTTCGTGTGTTCCTTGTCCTTCTGACACTTATCAGGATGAACAAGGACAAAAGTCTTGTAAGACTTGTCCAGCTAATACAGTAACATTTGGTAAGACAAGAATGACACACAAGGCCAACTGCACAG gTTGTTTGCCTGGATTTCACTTCGTCACCGGCCGTTCGTGTGTCTCTTGTCCTTCTGACACTTATCAGGATGAACATGGACAAAAATATTGTAAGACTTGTCCAGTTAATACAGGAACATTTGGTAAGACAAGAATGACAAACCAAGCCAACTGCACAG atacAAATCCTCTGCAAGTTAACGACCAAGTAGTTTTCCTGcctgaaaacatcaacaacgAAACAATAGTCGTGAATGTTACTGTTACTGCAGTTCTGGCTTCCCTTGTTCGACCATTTAAGTTTTACGTAGATAATGTCACACAGCCACGACTACTGTCACGCGAGGTGTCAAGGCGAAAGCGGCGTCGTATTGAAGTTGATTCCCAGTGTGCACACCCTGAGCTCTGTCCTCAAATGTTAGTCGATCTCTGTTTTAAGGCAGGTGCCGTCAAACCAGAGAATTATTTCTGCATTCATCGATTCACTGGACGAATAAGGGTAACGCAAGACTTTGTCTTCAAGCAAGGTGAAGTATTTGATTTACAAATACGCGTGACGGACAGCGACCCAAGGGGAATAACCGAAAACACAGCCAAAGTCAAACTCATTTCTGGTGACCCGTGTAGGAACGTCCAAGCGATTTATGATGAAGCCGTGAAATATTGCATCAAGAATTCAGAATCTGTCGATGGAGGAAAGAAGTGCTTGAGTATTCAGTGCACAGAGACTGCCCATGAATGGAAAGAAGCACTTAACAGTGCAAGTAAAGTACCAGAGAAAGACTGCTCAGCTGATCCCTATAATCTTACAGTGCTCATCCGCGAATACCCACGTTGTG GTCTCTGGAGTTGTTGCTGTTGGTAA